One genomic segment of Salminus brasiliensis chromosome 6, fSalBra1.hap2, whole genome shotgun sequence includes these proteins:
- the lsm1 gene encoding U6 snRNA-associated Sm-like protein LSm1 translates to MNYMPGTASLIEDIDKKHLVLLRDGRTLIGILRSIDQFANLVLHQTVERIHVGKKFGDIPRGIFVVRGENVVLLGEVDLDKECDQILQRVSIEEILDEQRVEQQAKQESEKRKLQAVKERGLSIPKADTLDDF, encoded by the exons ATGAACTACATGCCGGGCACCGCCAGCCTCATCGAGGACATCGACA aAAAGCACCTTGTTCTGCTCAGAGATGGGAGAACGCTGATTGGGATCCTCAGAAGTATAGATCAGTTTG CTAATTTAGTTTTGCATCAAACGGTGGAGCGGATCCACGTTGGTAAGAAGTTCGGAGACATACCCAGAGGGATATTTGTCGTCAGGGGAGAAAATGTCGTCTTACTTGGAGAAGTA GATCTGGATAAGGAATGCGATCAGATCCTCCAGAGAGTTTCCATCGAGGAGATTCTGGATGAGCAGCGAGTGGAGCAGCAGGCCAAGCAGGAGTCGGAGAAGCGGAAGCTGCAGGCGGTGAAGGAGCGAGGCTTGTCCATCCCTAAAGCTGACACGTTGGATGATTTCTGA